A DNA window from Geitlerinema sp. PCC 9228 contains the following coding sequences:
- a CDS encoding FAD-dependent oxidoreductase, producing MSEQPSVFEKFPSGTLARLQRADQMWQALKENTRPLVESVQESAAPLGTTDWDVVVSGGTLGVPIAAILAQKQWRVAVLERGTVRGREQEWNISRSELQVLCELELLSPEELEEAIATEFNPVRISIRGGEDIWVRDILNVGVYPVTLIETCKQKFLQAGGKLLEEEPFAGVTVHPDGVEVKTKTGTTLKSRLLLDSMGHFSPIASQARQGKKPDGVCMVVGGCAQGFEKNESGDLFASFTPILNQCQYFWEAFPARDGRTTYLFTYMDADPRRFSLSFFLDEYLRLLPEYQNVDLEQLQWQRLLFGFFPSYRQSPIRYPWHRIAPIGDSSSTQSPLSFGGFGAMVRHLKRLSEGLDEALRCDALRHGDLAELHPYQPSLSVTWLFQQAMSVDLDGTDMDPDAINRLLRCVFAEMDRLGEKVLNPFLQDVVQFQPLSVALLQTTLRHPQVVREVIPQLGIETLLDWSRHYVGLGAYSGLYFLFKQFQGAIAELPPQQKYYFHRLLDAYCYGSGQDYYC from the coding sequence ATGAGCGAACAACCTTCTGTCTTTGAGAAATTTCCCTCCGGGACCCTAGCCAGACTGCAGCGAGCCGACCAAATGTGGCAAGCTCTCAAGGAAAATACCCGTCCTCTGGTAGAATCTGTACAAGAGTCAGCCGCGCCCCTGGGGACCACCGACTGGGATGTGGTGGTTAGTGGGGGAACTTTGGGCGTACCGATAGCCGCTATTTTAGCGCAAAAGCAATGGCGGGTTGCAGTCCTCGAACGGGGCACGGTGCGGGGGCGCGAACAGGAATGGAATATTTCTCGTTCGGAATTGCAAGTTCTCTGCGAGTTGGAACTGCTCTCACCTGAAGAACTCGAAGAAGCGATCGCCACTGAATTTAATCCAGTACGCATCTCCATCCGCGGCGGTGAGGATATTTGGGTGCGCGATATTCTCAATGTTGGCGTGTATCCCGTTACCTTGATCGAAACTTGCAAGCAAAAATTTCTACAAGCAGGCGGGAAACTATTGGAGGAAGAACCATTTGCCGGGGTCACTGTTCATCCCGATGGTGTAGAAGTCAAAACCAAAACCGGAACCACCCTAAAATCGAGGCTTCTGTTGGATAGTATGGGGCATTTTTCGCCCATCGCTTCCCAAGCCCGTCAGGGGAAAAAACCAGATGGCGTTTGTATGGTGGTAGGTGGTTGCGCCCAAGGATTTGAAAAGAATGAATCCGGCGATTTGTTCGCTTCTTTTACTCCGATTCTCAACCAATGCCAGTATTTTTGGGAAGCTTTTCCCGCCAGAGATGGGCGCACTACTTACTTATTTACCTACATGGATGCCGACCCCCGGCGCTTTAGCTTATCTTTCTTTTTAGACGAATACCTGCGCCTGCTGCCGGAATATCAAAATGTGGATTTAGAACAACTGCAATGGCAGCGGTTGCTGTTTGGCTTTTTCCCATCCTACCGCCAAAGTCCCATTCGCTATCCATGGCATCGGATTGCCCCCATCGGCGATAGCAGCAGCACTCAATCTCCCTTAAGTTTTGGTGGGTTTGGTGCTATGGTACGCCATCTGAAACGCCTCAGCGAAGGACTTGACGAAGCGCTACGCTGCGATGCCCTGCGTCACGGGGATTTGGCAGAGTTGCATCCCTACCAACCTAGTCTGTCGGTAACTTGGCTGTTCCAGCAAGCCATGAGCGTGGATCTCGATGGCACCGATATGGACCCCGATGCTATCAATCGCCTGCTACGCTGCGTTTTTGCGGAAATGGACCGGTTGGGCGAAAAGGTGCTCAATCCCTTTTTGCAGGATGTGGTGCAGTTTCAACCCCTTTCGGTGGCTTTGTTACAAACTACCCTCCGCCATCCTCAGGTGGTACGAGAGGTAATTCCCCAACTGGGTATAGAGACTTTGCTCGATTGGAGCCGTCATTATGTGGGATTGGGGGCATACAGCGGCCTGTATTTCCTATTCAAGCAATTTCAAGGCGCGATCGCGGAGCTACCTCCCCAGCAAAAATATTACTTCCACCGTTTGTTGGATGCCTACTGCTATGGCAGCGGGCAGGATTATTATTGTTGA
- a CDS encoding PAS domain-containing protein: MSEKRKSQASSSRLQKLAACFPGAIVQFCRSSGGNTKVSQLEGKCEMLFGEAATEVATHPERLWQFVHPEDQETFWQTLDVSAENLQPWSWQGRFVGAGGSSIWVEAYATPEATTAGEIWWDGILLKSDRASESLGGDTTNDISQGGEENLRTMFNQTFQLMGLLDAQGRVLEANDSALALLTASEKT, translated from the coding sequence ATGTCCGAAAAACGAAAATCTCAAGCAAGTTCTTCCCGACTTCAAAAATTAGCGGCCTGTTTTCCCGGCGCGATCGTACAATTTTGCCGCAGTAGCGGTGGCAACACCAAAGTTTCCCAGCTAGAAGGTAAGTGCGAAATGTTGTTTGGGGAAGCGGCAACCGAAGTAGCAACCCACCCAGAACGTCTCTGGCAGTTTGTGCATCCGGAAGACCAGGAAACTTTTTGGCAAACCCTCGATGTTTCGGCTGAGAACCTACAACCATGGTCTTGGCAAGGTCGTTTTGTGGGTGCTGGTGGCAGCTCTATTTGGGTGGAAGCTTATGCGACCCCAGAAGCAACGACTGCCGGGGAAATTTGGTGGGATGGCATATTGCTAAAAAGCGATCGCGCCTCGGAGTCTCTGGGGGGAGATACCACTAATGACATTTCACAGGGAGGCGAAGAAAACTTGCGCACCATGTTCAATCAAACCTTCCAGTTAATGGGGTTATTGGATGCGCAAGGAAGGGTTCTCGAAGCCAACGATAGTGCCTTGGCTTTATTAACCGCCAGCGAGAAGACGTGA
- a CDS encoding PAS domain S-box protein, producing the protein METRRALQDSERILRAILDNTPVPIYLKDLEGRLILSNLTHQQTLNASQWEILGKTDYELLPKAIADEVRKNDEKVLNAGASLEMEEKIPQENQVRTYLSIKFPLCTEDGSPYAVGGISTDITDRKQAEEELGQYKEHLEDLVEQRTAALKAANEELKRTQGELERIFNFSLDILAVVNQNGYFEKISPAVTKILGYTPEEFLEMPFVELLHPDDREAATQEFYRLMETQEPTFDFVNRLIGKDGKYRWLAWNATPATTEGMVYGVARDITAVKEAEEALQEEQERFRATFEQAPVGIAHVGVAGNFLRLNQKFCDIVGYTQADMLSMRFQDLTHPEDLPANTEYMQQLLAGQIDTFSLEKRHLHKDGFAVWVNATVSLVREVSGEPKYFIAIVQDISDRKQAELALQESEAQLRQKAEELQATLEELQRTQTQLVQSEKMSGLGQLVAGVAHEINNPVNFIYGNLEHLTEYATDLLELVQQYQQEHTDPSEDLEELIEEKDVEFLAEDLPKMLDSMQMGAKRIREIVKSLRTFSRMDEAEVKAVDLHEGIDSTLTILHNRLKFKSDRPGIHVVREYGEIPPVECYPGQLNQVFMNLFGNAIDALDEYSQENPQACEESRGEIYITTQLLEGDRVRIRIRDNGPGIPEEVQQRIFDPFFTTKPVGKGTGMGLAISYQIITEKHRGRLQCCSHPGEGTAFIIEIPLHQKQAT; encoded by the coding sequence GTGGAAACCCGCCGCGCTTTACAAGACAGCGAACGCATTCTCAGAGCCATCCTCGACAACACCCCCGTTCCCATCTATCTCAAAGACCTAGAAGGGCGATTAATTCTCAGCAACCTCACGCATCAACAAACTTTAAACGCCTCCCAGTGGGAGATTTTGGGCAAAACCGACTACGAACTGCTGCCCAAAGCAATTGCTGATGAAGTGCGCAAAAACGACGAAAAGGTGCTCAACGCTGGGGCTTCTCTGGAAATGGAGGAAAAAATTCCCCAAGAAAACCAAGTGCGTACTTATTTATCTATCAAATTTCCTTTATGCACTGAAGATGGCAGCCCTTATGCCGTGGGGGGCATTTCTACCGATATCACCGACCGCAAGCAAGCCGAAGAAGAACTGGGGCAATATAAAGAACATTTGGAGGATTTGGTAGAGCAGCGCACTGCCGCCCTCAAAGCTGCCAACGAGGAACTCAAACGCACCCAAGGGGAACTGGAACGCATTTTTAATTTCTCCTTGGATATTCTGGCAGTGGTCAACCAAAATGGATATTTTGAAAAAATCAGCCCCGCCGTTACCAAGATTTTGGGATATACGCCGGAAGAATTTCTGGAGATGCCCTTTGTAGAATTGCTGCATCCCGACGACCGGGAAGCGGCCACTCAAGAGTTCTATCGGTTGATGGAAACCCAAGAACCCACCTTCGATTTTGTCAATCGCCTAATTGGCAAAGATGGCAAATATCGTTGGTTGGCTTGGAACGCCACCCCAGCCACCACCGAAGGCATGGTTTATGGCGTTGCCCGGGATATTACGGCGGTGAAAGAAGCAGAAGAAGCTCTCCAAGAAGAACAAGAGCGTTTTCGCGCCACCTTCGAGCAAGCACCGGTGGGGATTGCCCATGTGGGGGTTGCGGGGAATTTCCTGCGCCTGAATCAGAAGTTTTGCGATATTGTGGGCTACACCCAAGCGGATATGCTTTCCATGCGGTTCCAGGATTTGACCCATCCGGAGGATTTACCTGCCAATACCGAGTACATGCAGCAGCTGCTTGCCGGGCAAATCGATACGTTTTCTTTGGAAAAACGGCACCTGCACAAAGATGGGTTTGCTGTTTGGGTGAATGCTACGGTTTCGTTGGTTAGGGAGGTATCGGGAGAGCCCAAATATTTTATTGCCATCGTACAGGATATTAGCGATCGCAAGCAAGCAGAGCTGGCTTTGCAAGAGTCGGAAGCCCAACTGCGCCAGAAAGCAGAAGAGTTGCAAGCCACGTTGGAAGAGTTGCAGCGCACCCAAACCCAACTGGTACAAAGCGAAAAAATGTCAGGGTTGGGTCAGTTGGTAGCCGGGGTTGCCCACGAAATCAACAACCCGGTGAACTTTATTTACGGGAATCTAGAGCATCTAACGGAATACGCCACTGACCTGCTGGAGTTGGTACAGCAATACCAACAAGAGCATACCGATCCTTCCGAAGATTTGGAAGAACTCATTGAAGAAAAAGACGTGGAATTTCTGGCGGAAGACCTGCCCAAAATGCTGGATTCCATGCAAATGGGGGCCAAACGCATCCGGGAGATTGTCAAATCCTTGCGTACTTTTTCCCGGATGGATGAAGCGGAAGTCAAGGCAGTAGATTTGCACGAAGGCATCGATAGCACCTTAACCATTTTACACAACCGCTTGAAGTTCAAATCCGACCGTCCAGGCATTCACGTGGTACGCGAGTACGGGGAAATTCCGCCAGTAGAATGTTATCCGGGGCAGTTGAATCAGGTGTTTATGAACCTGTTTGGCAATGCCATCGATGCTTTGGATGAATACTCCCAGGAAAATCCCCAAGCCTGTGAGGAAAGTCGCGGTGAAATTTATATTACCACGCAACTATTAGAGGGCGATCGCGTCAGGATTCGCATTCGCGACAACGGACCGGGAATTCCCGAAGAGGTTCAACAACGTATTTTCGACCCATTTTTCACCACCAAACCCGTGGGCAAAGGCACGGGCATGGGACTGGCCATCAGCTATCAAATTATCACGGAAAAACATCGGGGCAGGCTGCAGTGTTGTTCCCATCCAGGTGAAGGAACGGCGTTTATTATTGAGATCCCTTTGCATCAGAAGCAGGCAACGTGA
- a CDS encoding polysaccharide deacetylase family protein, whose translation MYQVLPWVYRILKPTFPQCLWSGKPGRQQVALTFDDGPHPRHTKALLEVLRRHGVVASFFWLGIQVQRYPAVARAVSQQGHWLGLHGYQHINFVKLSKLELYESLQKTQDAIAAACAINPHQVIDVRPPNGLFAPHTLDWLQQWHYRPVMWSVVPMDWTQPGVAVVVQRVLQQVKDGAVIVLHDGTFGGTDVAEITDRLVGALLQRGYELVTVDRLWRWSFGAVPKAPSQQDVSPPG comes from the coding sequence ATGTACCAGGTGTTGCCTTGGGTGTATCGAATTCTGAAACCAACATTTCCCCAGTGTTTGTGGTCGGGGAAGCCGGGTCGGCAGCAGGTAGCTTTGACGTTTGATGATGGTCCCCACCCTCGCCATACAAAGGCATTGCTGGAAGTTCTGCGGCGGCATGGCGTGGTGGCGAGTTTCTTTTGGTTGGGAATACAGGTGCAGCGGTATCCCGCAGTTGCCCGCGCGGTTTCCCAACAGGGACATTGGCTGGGGCTGCATGGATACCAACACATAAATTTTGTCAAGCTTAGCAAGCTAGAACTATACGAAAGTTTACAAAAAACCCAAGACGCGATCGCGGCTGCCTGCGCCATCAACCCCCACCAAGTAATAGATGTGCGCCCGCCCAACGGTTTGTTCGCCCCCCATACCTTGGATTGGCTGCAGCAGTGGCACTACCGACCAGTAATGTGGAGCGTCGTTCCCATGGATTGGACGCAGCCTGGCGTTGCGGTAGTGGTACAGCGGGTCCTCCAACAAGTCAAAGATGGTGCTGTCATTGTTTTGCACGATGGTACTTTTGGGGGGACAGACGTAGCAGAAATTACAGATCGACTCGTGGGAGCTTTGCTACAAAGGGGATACGAGCTGGTTACAGTGGATCGACTTTGGCGATGGTCCTTCGGAGCGGTGCCAAAAGCACCATCGCAGCAGGATGTCAGCCCCCCCGGCTGA
- the cysE gene encoding serine O-acetyltransferase: protein MFETFATDFRIIFERDPAARNWLEVVTCYPGLQALLFHRFAHWLYRLGIPFLPRFISHFARFLTGIEIHPGAQIGKGVFIDHGMGVVIGETAIVGDYSLIYQGVTLGGTGKESGKRHPTLGECVVVGAGAKVLGNIQIGNDVRIGAGSVVLRDVPSDCTVVGVPGRIVYRSGVRVSPLEHGQLPDSEANVIRALLNRIEALEENVQQLQQQRCPQESESADNAAHTDWQKAPSCQLQDKEIQQFFNGAGI from the coding sequence GTGTTTGAAACGTTTGCTACTGACTTCCGTATAATTTTCGAGCGCGACCCGGCAGCCCGGAACTGGTTAGAAGTGGTAACTTGCTATCCAGGGTTGCAAGCGCTTCTGTTTCACCGCTTTGCCCACTGGCTCTATCGCCTCGGCATTCCCTTTTTGCCCCGTTTTATCTCCCACTTTGCCCGGTTCTTAACCGGCATCGAAATTCACCCCGGCGCGCAAATCGGCAAAGGGGTTTTCATCGACCACGGTATGGGCGTGGTTATCGGCGAAACGGCCATTGTGGGCGATTACAGCCTGATTTACCAAGGCGTTACTCTTGGGGGAACCGGTAAAGAAAGCGGCAAGCGCCATCCCACCCTAGGAGAATGCGTTGTTGTTGGAGCTGGTGCCAAAGTTCTGGGCAATATCCAAATCGGCAACGACGTTCGCATTGGTGCCGGTTCGGTGGTTTTGCGGGATGTTCCCTCTGATTGCACGGTGGTGGGCGTTCCCGGTCGGATTGTTTACCGTTCTGGCGTGCGGGTGAGCCCCCTAGAGCACGGACAACTGCCGGATTCCGAAGCCAATGTGATTCGCGCTTTGTTAAACCGCATTGAAGCTTTGGAAGAAAATGTGCAGCAACTGCAACAGCAACGCTGTCCGCAAGAAAGCGAATCCGCCGATAACGCCGCCCATACCGACTGGCAAAAAGCCCCTTCCTGCCAGCTGCAAGATAAGGAAATCCAGCAGTTCTTCAACGGTGCTGGGATTTAG